Proteins from a single region of Dysosmobacter acutus:
- a CDS encoding YqaJ viral recombinase family protein, translating to MENAKCYAPQILVGTEGLPREQWLEYRRKGIGGSDAAAVLGISPFRTGRDLYYDKLNIVTADDAENWVQLEVGTLLEPLVAKIFAHKTGYKIYRRPFMFRHPQYPWMLADLDYMVELPDGTSAILEIKTTNYNAKDNWWYNGEEIVPIYYESQGRHYMAVMNIDRVYFCCLYGNSEDEAMIRRIDRDMAYEEELIALERDFWENHVLTKTPPPYVEADGDLILESLRRKIGPADKDAPPVLLGQTQFGQLSMLLSLQEKKKTLAAEVNKLEKDIKRLKGMLIEKMGTSCTAVYNGSAESYTITYNPVRSAGISKDALERLKDEHPDIYDQYVTVSEWRRFHVKKAALQAA from the coding sequence GCTGGAATACCGGCGCAAGGGCATCGGCGGAAGTGACGCCGCTGCCGTTCTCGGAATTTCACCATTCCGTACCGGGCGGGATCTCTACTATGACAAGCTGAATATCGTCACAGCGGATGATGCCGAAAACTGGGTCCAGTTGGAGGTTGGAACTCTGCTGGAGCCACTGGTTGCCAAGATCTTCGCTCATAAGACGGGCTATAAGATCTACCGCCGGCCTTTCATGTTCCGGCATCCCCAATATCCTTGGATGCTGGCGGATCTGGATTACATGGTGGAGCTGCCGGACGGTACATCAGCCATCCTTGAGATCAAAACCACGAATTATAACGCCAAGGATAACTGGTGGTACAACGGCGAGGAAATCGTTCCTATCTACTACGAATCGCAGGGGCGGCACTACATGGCGGTCATGAACATTGACCGGGTCTACTTCTGCTGCCTTTACGGAAATTCGGAAGACGAGGCGATGATCCGCCGTATCGACCGTGACATGGCCTATGAAGAAGAACTGATTGCTTTGGAACGGGACTTCTGGGAGAATCATGTCCTCACAAAAACGCCGCCTCCCTATGTGGAAGCGGACGGTGACCTGATCCTCGAAAGCCTGCGGCGAAAGATAGGACCGGCGGACAAGGACGCGCCGCCTGTGCTGTTGGGACAGACACAGTTTGGGCAGCTGTCCATGCTTCTTTCCCTGCAAGAGAAGAAAAAGACGTTGGCGGCTGAAGTGAACAAGCTGGAAAAGGACATTAAACGGCTGAAGGGTATGCTCATCGAGAAAATGGGCACAAGCTGCACCGCCGTGTATAACGGTTCTGCGGAGAGCTACACCATAACCTACAATCCGGTACGCTCCGCAGGCATATCGAAGGACGCCTTAGAGCGTTTGAAGGACGAACACCCTGATATTTACGATCAGTATGTCACGGTGTCTGAATGGCGAAGATTCCATGTGAAAAAAGCTGCTTTGCAGGCAGCGTGA
- a CDS encoding ATP-dependent RecD-like DNA helicase, producing MSIVAALDKVLFFNASSKYSVLRMKTEDSSVPTEARSPYRYHDHLIRFTAVGIELPQTDTVKIEMDGEWKDGKYGLQLQVDHWQEIVPPTLEGVRNYLASGLLKGIGEKTADAIIEKFGINALEILEHQPDRLLEIRGITKERLAEIKDAYAETSRMRVLMTLLAPFKVTPTTAQKIYQHFGPSCADIVRQSPFNLCQVPGFGFKRIDAIVQKSGGDLRDPKRVHGALFYALEDARTKDGHLYLEAEALLKAAMQLLNERIPLPQMRVPMSQVEQELSAMIRQDEVVSNHGNVYLPKQFLQESETAQKAVELFLAKPTVVDITQPLERVKNSLGLNLSKRQSEGVEMVFRHNLSIITGGPGTGKTTVLKTVIEVYRQLYPRQKIVLGAPTGKASRRMAEATGIDEAQTLHSILGLHGDSESKKDRERKPLEAGLLIVDETSMVDMWLIHQLFSRLRPGTKVLLVGDADQLESVGAGDVFHELIGSGVVPVTVLDEIFRQAQDSLIAHNARFINEGKTTLYYGEDFAFHKAESQEETAGIIRELYQEQIAAKGIEQVEILSPFRSEGEASVNSLNEAIREEINPASPDTPEIVYAGKIFRLNDRVMQMRNNYDIKLYDRSGKQVGEGVFNGDIGTIRKISGTNVVIEFDGRYMDCPQVLLDDLELSYAITIHKSMGSEYDTVIIPLLAAHNVLLTRNLLYTAITRAKRRVLLVGEKRALYMAIHRSRKGKRNTMLGERIALYYKAVTRKALRSEEGEEWQRAS from the coding sequence GTGAGCATTGTTGCAGCACTGGACAAGGTACTGTTTTTCAATGCGTCCAGCAAATATTCTGTCCTTCGGATGAAAACGGAGGACAGCAGCGTACCCACAGAGGCCCGGAGTCCCTATCGCTATCACGACCACCTGATCCGCTTTACCGCCGTCGGCATCGAATTGCCGCAGACGGATACGGTGAAGATCGAGATGGATGGAGAGTGGAAGGACGGAAAATACGGGCTTCAGCTTCAGGTCGATCATTGGCAGGAGATCGTGCCGCCCACATTGGAGGGCGTCCGCAATTATCTTGCCTCCGGTCTGCTGAAGGGCATCGGAGAAAAGACCGCCGACGCGATCATTGAAAAGTTTGGCATCAATGCTCTGGAGATTCTGGAACATCAGCCAGACCGGCTTCTTGAGATTCGCGGCATTACGAAGGAACGGCTTGCAGAGATCAAGGACGCCTATGCGGAAACCAGCCGGATGCGTGTCCTGATGACCCTGCTGGCCCCGTTCAAGGTCACGCCGACGACCGCGCAGAAGATTTATCAGCATTTCGGCCCTTCCTGTGCGGACATCGTGAGACAGAGTCCCTTCAATCTCTGCCAGGTGCCGGGATTCGGTTTTAAGCGTATTGACGCCATCGTGCAAAAATCCGGTGGAGATCTGCGTGATCCGAAGCGCGTCCACGGTGCGCTCTTTTATGCGCTGGAGGACGCACGGACAAAGGACGGGCATCTCTATCTGGAGGCGGAGGCTTTGCTGAAAGCGGCTATGCAGCTGCTCAATGAGCGGATACCCCTCCCGCAGATGCGCGTCCCCATGAGCCAGGTCGAACAGGAGCTGTCTGCCATGATCCGGCAGGATGAGGTGGTATCGAACCACGGCAATGTGTATCTGCCCAAGCAATTCCTGCAGGAGAGCGAAACCGCACAGAAAGCGGTAGAGCTGTTTCTGGCAAAGCCGACGGTGGTGGACATTACGCAGCCGTTGGAGCGAGTAAAGAATAGCTTAGGGCTCAACCTGTCCAAACGCCAGTCAGAAGGCGTGGAGATGGTGTTCCGGCATAACCTGTCCATCATCACAGGCGGCCCCGGCACCGGCAAGACCACTGTTCTGAAAACGGTGATCGAGGTGTACCGTCAGCTCTATCCACGGCAGAAGATCGTACTCGGAGCGCCCACAGGTAAGGCGAGCCGGCGTATGGCGGAGGCAACGGGGATCGATGAAGCACAGACGCTCCACAGCATCCTGGGGCTTCACGGTGATTCGGAATCCAAGAAAGACCGGGAACGGAAACCGCTGGAGGCAGGGCTCCTGATCGTGGATGAGACTTCCATGGTCGATATGTGGCTGATCCACCAGCTCTTTTCGCGTTTGCGTCCCGGAACCAAAGTCCTTTTGGTCGGTGACGCGGACCAGTTAGAGAGTGTGGGCGCCGGTGACGTATTTCACGAGCTGATCGGCTCCGGCGTTGTGCCAGTCACGGTGCTGGATGAGATCTTCCGTCAGGCACAGGACAGCCTGATCGCCCACAATGCCCGGTTTATCAACGAGGGTAAAACGACGCTCTACTATGGTGAGGACTTTGCCTTTCATAAGGCAGAGAGCCAGGAGGAGACTGCCGGCATCATCCGTGAGCTGTATCAGGAGCAGATCGCCGCAAAAGGGATCGAGCAGGTGGAGATTTTATCGCCGTTCCGCTCTGAGGGCGAGGCATCGGTCAACAGCCTGAATGAAGCTATCCGCGAGGAGATCAACCCCGCATCGCCGGACACACCGGAGATCGTGTACGCCGGAAAGATATTCCGCCTCAATGACCGCGTGATGCAGATGCGGAATAATTACGACATCAAGCTGTATGACCGCTCCGGCAAGCAGGTCGGCGAGGGTGTTTTCAACGGTGACATCGGCACGATCCGCAAGATCAGCGGTACCAATGTCGTGATCGAGTTTGACGGCCGCTATATGGATTGCCCGCAGGTGCTTCTGGATGATTTGGAGTTGTCCTATGCCATTACGATCCACAAATCTATGGGCTCAGAGTATGATACGGTCATTATTCCACTGCTGGCTGCCCATAATGTGCTCCTGACGCGGAATCTTCTCTATACGGCCATCACCCGTGCCAAGCGGCGGGTGCTGCTGGTGGGTGAAAAAAGGGCGCTGTATATGGCGATCCATCGGAGCCGAAAAGGAAAACGCAATACCATGCTGGGCGAACGCATCGCCCTCTACTATAAGGCGGTCACGCGCAAGGCCCTCCGCAGCGAAGAGGGCGAGGAATGGCAGCGTGCCAGTTAA
- a CDS encoding YodL domain-containing protein, whose translation MHYGKKHDLPFGIMDVAGLLRLNIRRRAPGQVYVDCPICGDRRGKMNLNTGKDLWRCNYCGEGGGMLSLYAKVYGVSNSDAYREICDALAVNGFSPDYTVPEKTTPAEAEQSDAASVQEVHQTLSMLLSMLTLIPAHRTHLQSVRGLSDDEITRFGFKSTPPPFLCRSLTNRLVKAGCRVQGVPGFYVDDNGCWTVKFHQRTSGIIIPIFGVDGLIHGAQIRLDHPLKDKDDPPEKTGVKYLTLSSTGKRMGTTSGSPIHFVGDPCSRVVYVTEGCLKADVAHALMHRTFVATLGVNNTAKLDGLFAFLHRNGTEEIIEAEDMDKYSNEMVEKGASKIYALAARHGMRCRRLTWNPNYKGIDDWQLALRRKEQKMKEDPGMTFKEQYLNGLCGLEMLETCTEKWHAMKVDSISLRDYLGLTEQEYDAYLQTTPGVSFQELLDSQRKTQRFRVYQLDLEHGETRAFAFGGIDALHKAGFQQPPAAEYTLVYDGELICPVGQDERDILERIFARYNQALPPDYHGRSIAPSDVLELYDESERRYFYCDMAGFVQVKFSPALAKKA comes from the coding sequence TTGCATTACGGGAAAAAGCATGATCTCCCCTTTGGTATTATGGATGTGGCCGGGCTCCTCCGCCTGAATATCAGGCGGAGGGCTCCCGGTCAGGTGTACGTGGATTGCCCCATCTGCGGTGACCGCCGGGGGAAAATGAATCTGAACACGGGAAAAGACCTGTGGCGCTGTAACTACTGCGGTGAAGGCGGCGGAATGCTGTCCCTTTACGCAAAGGTGTATGGCGTCAGCAATTCTGACGCTTATCGGGAGATCTGCGACGCTTTGGCGGTAAACGGTTTTTCACCGGACTATACCGTTCCAGAGAAGACGACGCCTGCGGAGGCCGAGCAGTCTGACGCGGCCTCTGTTCAGGAAGTGCATCAGACTCTCTCCATGCTGTTGTCCATGCTGACCCTCATTCCGGCGCACCGCACACACCTTCAGTCTGTGCGGGGGCTGTCCGACGATGAGATTACGCGCTTTGGCTTCAAGAGCACGCCGCCCCCTTTCCTGTGCCGCTCCCTGACCAATCGGTTGGTCAAGGCGGGCTGCAGGGTGCAGGGTGTTCCCGGCTTCTATGTGGATGATAACGGCTGCTGGACGGTCAAATTCCACCAGCGGACATCAGGCATCATCATTCCCATCTTCGGTGTAGACGGTCTGATCCACGGCGCACAGATCCGATTGGATCATCCGCTCAAGGATAAAGACGATCCACCGGAGAAAACGGGCGTGAAATACCTGACGCTGTCCTCCACGGGAAAGCGCATGGGAACGACCTCGGGGAGCCCCATTCATTTTGTGGGCGACCCCTGCTCCCGCGTTGTATATGTGACGGAAGGCTGCCTCAAGGCGGATGTCGCTCACGCGCTGATGCACAGGACTTTTGTTGCCACACTGGGCGTTAACAATACCGCCAAGCTGGATGGACTGTTTGCGTTCCTGCACCGAAACGGAACGGAGGAGATCATCGAGGCGGAGGACATGGATAAATACAGCAATGAAATGGTGGAGAAAGGCGCATCGAAGATTTATGCGCTGGCGGCCAGGCACGGGATGCGCTGCCGCAGGCTCACGTGGAATCCTAATTACAAGGGCATTGATGACTGGCAGCTTGCGCTGCGCCGCAAAGAACAGAAAATGAAGGAGGATCCAGGAATGACATTTAAGGAGCAATATCTTAATGGCCTATGCGGGCTGGAAATGCTGGAAACCTGTACGGAAAAATGGCATGCGATGAAGGTGGACAGTATTTCCTTACGGGACTATCTGGGGCTGACAGAGCAGGAATACGATGCGTACTTACAGACTACCCCCGGCGTTTCTTTTCAGGAGCTGCTGGACAGTCAGCGCAAAACGCAGCGCTTTCGTGTTTATCAGTTGGATCTGGAGCATGGCGAGACGCGCGCATTCGCCTTTGGCGGCATTGACGCGCTGCACAAGGCTGGCTTTCAGCAGCCGCCGGCGGCGGAATACACACTCGTTTACGACGGTGAACTGATCTGCCCCGTCGGGCAAGATGAACGTGATATTCTGGAGCGCATTTTTGCACGCTATAATCAGGCGCTTCCCCCGGACTATCACGGCCGCAGCATCGCGCCCTCTGATGTGCTGGAATTGTATGATGAAAGCGAGCGCAGATATTTTTACTGTGATATGGCCGGATTTGTGCAGGTGAAATTTTCACCCGCGCTGGCAAAGAAGGCATGA